From one Trifolium pratense cultivar HEN17-A07 linkage group LG1, ARS_RC_1.1, whole genome shotgun sequence genomic stretch:
- the LOC123895341 gene encoding uncharacterized protein LOC123895341 has protein sequence MIVLTWNCRGAQGKNFRRALIFFYRKNNIDLVALQEPRCSGLVARRTIKSLGFNKFIISEARGFSGGIWLLWNKIDIQVTVIQEDFHFLHVQVKEGGLDPWLLTVVYASPRDNERSETWRKLCDLAETIHEPWLMMGDFNEISSPDEKKGGAQVDISKCVQFSSWINECNLMEVHTVGTKYTWRGPKWNNHDRVSKNLTEFCVMWHGA, from the coding sequence atgatTGTGCTAACTTGGAATTGTAGAGGTGCTCAAGGAAAAAATTTCCGAAGagcactaatttttttttacaggaaaAACAATATTGACTTGGTTGCTTTGCAAGAGCCTAGATGTAGCGGTTTGGTTGCTCGTAGAACCATAAAAAGTTTGGGCTTTAACAAATTTATTATCTCCGAAGCGAGAGGTTTCTCAGGTGGTATTTGGCTACTTTGGAATAAAATAGATATTCAGGTGACTGTTATCCAGGAAGATTTCCACTTTTTACATGTTCAAGTTAAAGAGGGAGGACTCGATCCTTGGCTTCTGACTGTGGTTTATGCTAGCCCCCGTGATAATGAGAGAAGTGAGACGTGGAGAAAGTTGTGTGATCTTGCCGAAACAATTCATGAGCCCTGGCTTATGATGGGTGATTTTAATGAGATATCAAGCCCAGATGAAAAAAAGGGGGGAGCTCAAGTTGACATATCCAAGTGTGTACAATTTTCTAGTTGGATTAATGAGTGTAATTTAATGGAAGTGCATACTGTGGGAACTAAGTATACATGGAGAGGTCCTAAATGGAATAATCATGACAGAGTCTCAAAAAACTTGACCGAGTTTTGTGTAATGTGGCATGGCGCTTAA
- the LOC123905263 gene encoding 26S proteasome regulatory subunit 4 homolog A, translating into MGQGTPGGMNRQGHPGDRKQDGSDKKEKKFEPAAPPARVGRKQRKQKGPDAASRLPTVTPVSKCKLRLLKLERVKDYLLMEEEFVAYQERLKPQEEKAEEDRSKVDDLRGSPMSVGNLEELIDENHAIVSSSVGPEYYVGILSFVDKDQLEPGCAILMHNKVLSVVGLLQDEVDPMVSVMKVEKAPLESYADIGGLDAQIQEIKEAVELPLTHPELYEDIGIKPPKGVILYGEPGTGKTLLAKAVANSTSATFLRVVGSELIQKYLGDGPKLVRELFRVADDLSPSIVFIDEIDAVGTKRYDAHSGGEREIQRTMLELLNQLDGFDSRGDVKVILATNRIESLDPALLRPGRIDRKIEFPLPDIKTRRRIFQIHTSRMTLADDVNLEEFVMTKDEFSGADIKAICTEAGLLALRERRMKVTHPDFKKAKDKVMFKKKEGVPEGLYM; encoded by the exons ATGGGTCAAGGAACTCCCGGCGGCATGAACCGACAAGGTCATCCAGGTGACCGGAAACAAGACGGCAGCGACAAAAAGGAGAAGAAATTCGAACCAGCAGCACCACCGGCACGTGTTGGTCGTAAGCAACGGAAACAAAAGGGTCCAGATGCAGCATCTCGTTTACCGACGGTGACTCCAGTGTCGAAGTGTAAACTGAGGTTGTTAAAGCTTGAGCGTGTTAAGGATTATCTGTTAATGGAGGAAGAGTTTGTAGCGTATCAAGAGCGACTCAAACCTCAGGAAGAGAAGGCGGAAGAAGATAGATCTAAGGTTGATGATCTTCGTGGTTCGCCGATGAGTGTTGGGAACCTTGAAGAATTGATTGATGAGAATCATGCGATTGTTTCGTCTTCGGTTGGACCTGAGTATTATGTTGGGATTTTGTCTTTTGTTGATAAGGATCAATTGGAGCCTGGTTGTGCTATTTTGATGCATAACAAG GTTCTTTCGGTTGTTGGCCTTCTGCAAGATGAAGTTGATCCGATGGTCTCTGTGATGAAGGTTGAGAAGGCTCCTTTGGAATCTTATGCTGACATCGGTGGTTTAGATGCACAGATACAGGAAATTAAAGAGGCAGTTGAGCTGCCCCTGACACATCCTGAACTATATGAAGATATTGGGATTAAGCCTCCTAAGGGGGTCATATTATACGGAGAACCTGGAACAGGAAAGACCTTGCTTGCAAAG GCTGTGGCAAACTCAACATCAGCGACATTCTTGCGTGTAGTTGGCAGTGAATTGATACAAAAGTACCTGGGAGATGGTCCGAAACTTGTAAGGGAACTTTTCAGAGTTGCTGATGATCTTTCTCCTTCTATTGTTTTCATTGATGAAATTGATGCGGTTGGTACAAAGAG GTATGATGCTCACTCAGGTGGAGAGCGTGAAATTCAAAGGACTATGTTAGAGTTACTGAACCAGTTAGATGGTTTTGATTCAAGAGGAGATGTTAAAGTAATTCTGGCTACCAACAGAATTGAAAGTCTTGATCCGGCTTTGCTACGACCTGGTCGTATTGACAGGAAGATTGAATTTCCTCTTCCTGATATCAAAACAAGGAGACGCATTTTTCAG ATACACACATCAAGGATGACATTAGCTGATGATGTCAACTTGGAAGAATTTGTTATGACCAAGGATGAATTCTCTGGAGCTGATATAAAGGCAATATGCACTGAAGCTGGTTTACTTGCTCTACGGGAACGCCGAATGAAG GTGACTCATCCTGACTTTAAGAAGGCAAAGGATAAAGTGATgtttaagaagaaagaaggagTGCCAGAAGGACTATATATGTGA